A genome region from Nocardiopsis exhalans includes the following:
- a CDS encoding LacI family DNA-binding transcriptional regulator, with protein sequence MEHTSPSVRVNREPAMTDVARLAGVSHQTVSRVLSGHPNVRERTRLRVRAAIEQLGYRPNRAARTLATGKSQLLGVVAQNSTLFGPSSLLAAFEQAAAARGFVVSVRRVEVLDPVAIAAAVEHHREQRAAGIVVIAPTAAADEALSQLPTDMPLVTIDGDPTRQHGLVTVDQEAGAYEATRYLLEAGHETVWHVAGPADWFDAAGRLRGWKLALEDRDAEVPPVSPADWSAASGYRAGLMLARMPEVTAVFAANDHLALGILRAMHERGRSVPGDVSVVGFDDVPEAAYFIPPLTTVRPDFDKVAAQTLSVLLARISGEEEENGCSTRRVITPTLVERDSVAPPPE encoded by the coding sequence GTGGAGCACACTTCCCCGTCCGTCCGAGTGAACCGCGAACCGGCGATGACGGACGTAGCCCGGCTCGCGGGTGTCTCCCACCAGACGGTCTCCCGGGTGCTGAGCGGACACCCCAACGTCCGCGAGCGGACCCGCCTGCGGGTACGCGCGGCCATCGAGCAACTGGGGTACCGGCCCAACCGGGCGGCCCGCACCCTGGCCACCGGTAAATCCCAGCTCCTCGGTGTGGTGGCGCAGAACTCCACTCTGTTCGGCCCCTCCTCGCTGCTGGCCGCCTTCGAACAGGCCGCCGCGGCCCGGGGTTTCGTGGTCAGCGTGCGCCGGGTCGAGGTGCTCGACCCCGTCGCCATCGCCGCGGCCGTGGAACACCACCGCGAACAGCGCGCCGCCGGGATCGTGGTGATAGCGCCGACCGCCGCCGCCGACGAGGCCCTGTCCCAGCTGCCCACCGACATGCCCCTGGTGACGATCGACGGCGACCCCACACGCCAGCACGGTCTGGTGACGGTGGACCAGGAGGCCGGAGCCTACGAAGCCACCCGATACCTCCTGGAAGCGGGGCATGAGACCGTCTGGCACGTGGCGGGCCCCGCCGACTGGTTCGACGCCGCAGGGCGGCTGCGGGGCTGGAAGCTGGCCCTGGAGGACCGTGACGCGGAGGTCCCGCCGGTCAGCCCGGCGGACTGGAGCGCCGCCTCGGGCTACCGCGCGGGCCTGATGCTCGCCCGGATGCCGGAGGTGACGGCCGTCTTCGCCGCCAACGACCACCTGGCGCTGGGGATCCTGCGGGCGATGCACGAACGCGGCCGCTCGGTCCCCGGTGACGTGAGTGTGGTGGGCTTCGACGACGTGCCCGAGGCCGCGTACTTCATCCCTCCGCTGACCACCGTGCGGCCCGACTTCGACAAGGTGGCCGCCCAGACGCTGAGCGTGCTGCTGGCCCGTATCTCCGGAGAAGAGGAGGAGAACGGCTGCTCCACCCGGCGGGTGATCACTCCGACCCTGGTCGAACGCGACAGTGTGGCCCCGCCACCCGAGTGA
- a CDS encoding LacI family DNA-binding transcriptional regulator — translation MTTLCAVGHNGGDARHGYGGVRMSEGVEAEAGPRGRGNRVSMADVARRAGVSSQTVSRVSNGSPSVVPQTRERVLAAMRELGYRPNSAARALKRGEFRTLGVIVFTLSTTGNVRTLEAIATSAAQEGYAITLIPVAVPTQDEVLGAFTRLGELAVDAVIVIMEVHLLDAVDFRLPPGLQVVVADSEVDDRYGVVDTDQISGSRDAVEHLLGLGHRTVHHLAGPAESFFAERRARSWRQTLQDRGCPVPALVNGDWSAQSGYRAGRALAADPECTAVFAANDQMALGLLRALHERGRSVPGDVSVVGFDDIAEAGSFLPPLTTIRQDFAEVGRRLVAKALRRLRGEAEDPGATLVPTELVVRASTAPPRG, via the coding sequence GTGACTACACTGTGCGCCGTCGGACACAACGGCGGCGATGCCCGCCACGGATACGGGGGCGTGCGGATGTCCGAGGGCGTGGAGGCCGAGGCGGGACCACGCGGGCGCGGCAACCGGGTCTCCATGGCGGATGTGGCCAGGCGCGCCGGGGTTTCCTCGCAGACCGTCTCCCGGGTCTCCAACGGCAGCCCCAGTGTGGTGCCCCAGACGCGGGAACGCGTCCTGGCGGCCATGCGCGAGCTCGGCTACCGGCCCAACAGCGCCGCCCGCGCCCTCAAACGCGGCGAGTTCCGCACGCTCGGGGTCATCGTCTTCACCCTGTCCACCACCGGCAACGTCCGCACCCTGGAGGCGATCGCCACCTCGGCCGCCCAGGAGGGGTACGCGATCACTCTCATCCCGGTGGCCGTGCCCACCCAGGACGAGGTGCTGGGTGCCTTCACCCGGCTGGGTGAGCTGGCCGTGGACGCGGTGATCGTGATCATGGAGGTCCATCTGCTGGACGCCGTCGACTTCCGGCTGCCGCCCGGGCTGCAGGTGGTCGTCGCCGACTCCGAGGTGGACGACCGGTACGGCGTGGTCGACACCGACCAGATCAGCGGGTCCCGGGACGCCGTCGAGCACCTGCTCGGCCTCGGCCACCGCACGGTGCACCACCTGGCCGGTCCGGCGGAGTCCTTCTTCGCCGAACGCCGCGCCCGGTCCTGGCGCCAGACCCTCCAGGACCGGGGGTGCCCTGTTCCAGCGCTGGTCAACGGCGACTGGTCGGCCCAGAGCGGTTACCGGGCGGGGCGGGCGCTGGCCGCTGACCCCGAGTGCACGGCGGTGTTCGCGGCCAACGACCAGATGGCGCTGGGGCTGCTGCGCGCCCTGCACGAGCGCGGCCGCTCGGTGCCCGGGGACGTGAGCGTGGTGGGTTTCGACGACATCGCGGAGGCGGGCTCGTTCCTGCCGCCGCTGACCACCATCCGTCAGGACTTCGCCGAGGTCGGCCGCCGACTCGTCGCCAAGGCGCTGCGGCGGCTGCGCGGCGAGGCCGAGGACCCCGGGGCCACCCTCGTTCCCACGGAACTGGTGGTGCGCGCCAGCACGGCGCCGCCCCGGGGGTGA
- a CDS encoding carbohydrate ABC transporter permease, whose amino-acid sequence MTSTTTAERPPHRPPKPGRPRHRWTGWGFLAPFMAVFALVFVAPILYSLYLSVYRDQLVGGNSFVGLANYHSALTDPVFWESVSRVTLFLAVQVPLMLFLALLLALALDSGRLYGRDFFRISIFMPYAVPAVVATLMWGFMYGSRFGLVGNANDLLGVTLPDPLSPGLILASIGNIVTWQFVGYNMLILYSALRTVPHNLYEAAEVDGAGQLRVITAIKLPALRGALVIAAIFSVIGSFQLFNEPSILRSLAPNAISSGYTPNLYTYSLAFSGQQQNYAAAVAIIMGLLTMVIAYAVQLFGMRKAA is encoded by the coding sequence ATGACGTCAACGACCACCGCCGAACGCCCCCCGCACCGGCCGCCCAAGCCCGGCCGCCCCCGGCACCGCTGGACCGGATGGGGTTTCCTCGCCCCCTTCATGGCCGTCTTCGCGCTGGTCTTCGTGGCGCCGATCCTCTACTCGCTCTACCTCAGCGTGTACCGCGACCAGCTGGTCGGCGGAAACTCCTTCGTGGGCCTGGCCAACTACCACAGCGCCCTCACCGACCCGGTGTTCTGGGAGTCGGTGTCCCGGGTGACGCTCTTCCTCGCCGTCCAGGTGCCCCTCATGCTGTTCCTGGCCCTGCTGCTGGCGCTGGCCCTGGACAGCGGCCGCCTCTACGGGCGCGACTTCTTCCGCATCTCGATCTTCATGCCCTACGCGGTACCCGCGGTCGTGGCCACCCTCATGTGGGGCTTCATGTACGGCAGCCGGTTCGGACTGGTCGGCAACGCCAACGACCTCCTGGGCGTGACCCTGCCCGACCCGCTCTCGCCGGGGCTGATCCTCGCCTCCATCGGCAACATCGTCACCTGGCAGTTCGTCGGCTACAACATGCTCATCCTCTACTCGGCGCTGCGCACGGTCCCGCACAACCTGTACGAGGCGGCCGAGGTCGACGGCGCGGGCCAGCTGCGGGTGATCACCGCCATCAAGCTCCCCGCCCTGCGCGGGGCCCTGGTGATCGCCGCGATCTTCTCGGTCATCGGCAGCTTCCAGCTGTTCAACGAACCCAGCATCCTGCGCAGCCTGGCCCCCAACGCCATCTCCAGCGGGTACACGCCCAACCTCTACACCTACTCCCTGGCCTTCTCCGGCCAACAACAGAACTACGCCGCGGCCGTGGCGATCATCATGGGCCTGCTGACCATGGTCATCGCCTACGCCGTGCAGCTGTTCGGCATGCGAAAGGCGGCGTGA
- a CDS encoding carbohydrate ABC transporter permease produces MGTPTPTRTSRPRRRTAPSPLRPPRPRLRSRRGGSPAHPRRSAALTLVTGLALLYSLVPLAWLIINATKSQQSLLTSFGLWFGSDFALFDNIAATLAYDDGVFVRWLLNTVLYVVAGAGGATLLAMLGGYALAKFEFPGRRAVFALVLGAAAVPGTALAVPTFLMFSQMGLTNTPWAVIVPSLISPFGLYLMWVFAAQAVPKELLEAARIDGSGEIRTFFTVALPLLAPGTATVLLFTMVATWNNYFLPLIMIRDPDWFPLTLGLNAWNAQAATIGGEPVFHLVITGSLLTVIPLIAAFLLLQRYWRSGLTAGSLKG; encoded by the coding sequence ATGGGCACCCCCACCCCGACCCGCACATCCCGGCCCCGCCGCCGCACCGCCCCCAGCCCGCTGCGCCCACCGCGCCCGCGGCTCCGATCGCGCCGCGGCGGAAGCCCGGCCCACCCCCGACGCAGCGCCGCCCTGACCCTGGTCACCGGACTGGCCCTGCTGTACTCCCTGGTACCCCTGGCCTGGCTGATCATCAACGCCACCAAGAGCCAGCAGTCGCTGCTCACCAGCTTCGGGCTGTGGTTCGGCTCCGACTTCGCGCTCTTCGACAACATCGCCGCCACCCTCGCCTACGACGACGGGGTGTTCGTCCGCTGGCTGCTCAACACCGTGCTCTACGTGGTGGCGGGCGCGGGCGGGGCCACCCTGCTGGCGATGCTCGGCGGCTACGCCCTGGCCAAGTTCGAGTTCCCCGGCCGCCGCGCCGTCTTCGCCCTCGTCCTGGGCGCGGCCGCGGTGCCCGGCACCGCCCTGGCCGTGCCCACCTTCCTGATGTTCAGCCAGATGGGCCTGACCAACACCCCCTGGGCGGTGATCGTCCCCTCCCTCATCTCGCCCTTCGGCCTGTACCTGATGTGGGTCTTCGCCGCCCAGGCCGTACCGAAGGAACTGCTGGAGGCGGCCCGCATCGACGGCTCCGGGGAGATCCGCACCTTCTTCACCGTGGCCCTGCCGCTGCTGGCCCCCGGCACCGCCACGGTCCTGCTCTTCACCATGGTGGCGACCTGGAACAACTACTTCCTGCCGCTGATCATGATCCGCGACCCCGACTGGTTCCCGCTCACCCTCGGCCTCAACGCCTGGAACGCCCAGGCCGCCACCATCGGCGGCGAACCCGTCTTCCACCTGGTCATCACCGGGTCGCTGCTGACCGTCATCCCGCTGATCGCCGCGTTCCTGCTGCTCCAGCGCTACTGGAGGTCGGGCCTGACCGCCGGAAGCCTCAAGGGCTGA
- a CDS encoding ABC transporter substrate-binding protein, with protein sequence MKSQPDTRRTPAVRLPRGAAAVGALCLALSACGSGDDTAPDIAAEDVAAALAEGGEITVWAWEPTLDRVAEEFEAEHPGVTVNVENVGTGDEQYTALQNALSAGSGLPDVAHIEYFALGQFTIAGNLVDLAPLGAAELEGDYTPGPWGAVQGEEGAIHGLPMDSGPIALFYNQDVFDEHGVRVPATWDEYVEVARELQEADPDVYVAADNGDAGATTTFVWQAGGQPYRVEGEDVTIDFTDEGTARFTDTWQQLIDEDLLLPVTAWSDEWYQALGDGSVATLVTGAWMGLNLEAGVPDGAGSWRVAPPPAWDEGDASSAESGGSALAVPVGAENQALAYAFIEYANAGDGVQHRLDQGAFPATVADLESPEFLSAESAYFGGQTVNEVYADSAANVREGWHYLPYQAHANSLFNDTVGQAYVSDTTLAEGLTAWQDASVRYGQDQGFTVTTGD encoded by the coding sequence ATGAAAAGCCAACCGGACACCCGCCGAACCCCCGCGGTCCGGCTCCCCCGGGGCGCCGCCGCGGTCGGCGCCCTGTGCCTGGCGCTGAGCGCCTGCGGCTCCGGTGACGACACCGCTCCCGACATCGCAGCCGAGGACGTCGCCGCAGCCCTGGCCGAAGGCGGTGAGATCACCGTCTGGGCCTGGGAGCCCACCCTGGACCGGGTCGCCGAGGAGTTCGAGGCGGAGCATCCCGGCGTCACCGTGAACGTGGAGAACGTCGGCACCGGCGACGAGCAGTACACCGCCCTGCAGAACGCCCTGTCCGCCGGATCGGGGCTGCCGGACGTGGCCCACATCGAGTACTTCGCGCTGGGCCAGTTCACCATCGCCGGGAACCTGGTCGACCTGGCCCCGCTGGGCGCGGCCGAACTGGAGGGCGACTACACCCCCGGTCCGTGGGGCGCGGTCCAGGGCGAGGAGGGCGCTATCCACGGCCTGCCCATGGACTCCGGCCCCATCGCCCTGTTCTACAACCAGGACGTGTTCGACGAACACGGCGTGCGGGTACCCGCCACCTGGGACGAGTACGTCGAGGTCGCCCGGGAGCTGCAGGAGGCCGACCCCGACGTCTACGTCGCCGCCGACAACGGCGACGCGGGCGCCACCACCACCTTCGTCTGGCAGGCGGGCGGACAGCCCTACCGGGTCGAGGGGGAGGACGTCACGATCGACTTCACCGACGAGGGCACCGCCCGCTTCACCGACACCTGGCAGCAGCTCATCGACGAGGACCTGCTCCTGCCGGTCACCGCCTGGAGCGACGAGTGGTACCAGGCGCTGGGCGACGGCAGCGTCGCCACCCTGGTCACCGGCGCCTGGATGGGCCTCAACCTGGAAGCCGGGGTCCCCGACGGCGCCGGGTCCTGGCGGGTCGCCCCGCCGCCCGCCTGGGACGAGGGCGACGCCTCCAGCGCCGAGAGCGGCGGCAGCGCGCTCGCCGTGCCCGTGGGCGCCGAGAACCAGGCGCTCGCCTACGCGTTCATCGAGTACGCCAACGCCGGTGACGGCGTTCAGCACCGGCTCGACCAGGGCGCCTTCCCCGCCACCGTCGCCGACCTCGAATCGCCCGAGTTCCTGTCCGCCGAGTCCGCGTACTTCGGCGGCCAGACGGTCAACGAGGTCTACGCAGACTCCGCCGCCAACGTGCGCGAGGGCTGGCACTACCTGCCCTACCAGGCGCACGCCAACTCGCTGTTCAACGACACCGTCGGCCAGGCCTACGTCTCCGACACCACCCTCGCCGAAGGGCTGACCGCCTGGCAGGACGCCTCGGTCCGCTACGGCCAGGACCAGGGCTTCACCGTCACCACCGGCGACTGA
- a CDS encoding beta-galactosidase has translation MTDAASRDWLRWPHDPDRPRFAYGADYNPEQWPREVWEEDLRLMRRAGVNIVTLGVFSWSRLQPGPDTWDFGWLDDIMDRLHENGIAVDLATATASPPAWLTTAHPEVLPVTRTGDTVNPGARQHWRPTSPVFRRYALELTTALAEHYGDHPALAAWHVNNELGCHNVHDYSDDAAAAFRTWLRERYTTIDGLNHAWATDFWSQRYTDWDQVLPPRLAASHANPTQQLDFARFSSDVLRDHLRAEREILHRLTPGIPVTTNFMVMGHTADMNYADWAHEVDFIANDHYVRPDPSGADELSFSANLTGGLARGRPWYLMEHSTSAVNWRSVNPAKAPGEMARDSLLHVAHGADAVCYFQWRQSAGGAEKYHSAMVPHAGADSRVYRDVAELGRVLKEDLAEVAGSGRLPARAALLFDWESRWAVRRDSLPSSLLDVHDEAMAWYTAFLDAGVRVDVLPTDADWEGYDLVVAPLLHVLPEATARRLTGYAEGGGHLVTTYFSGIVDENDHVHLGGYPGPLRELLGLRIEEFAPLPEGATVTLDDGSTGTLWSDRITVTDAGTQVWARYADGPLAGGAALTRRSLPGGGSAAYVSTRLDDAHRTALLNRLLDGAGVGSELPEDLRGRVELTVRAGEGVEYRFLTNRTDEPVKLHQLPGTPLTGAAATGEEERVLAPRGITAWRVPASGPATV, from the coding sequence ATGACCGACGCCGCCTCCCGCGACTGGCTGCGCTGGCCGCACGACCCCGACCGCCCCCGCTTCGCCTACGGCGCCGACTACAACCCCGAACAGTGGCCGCGCGAGGTGTGGGAGGAGGACCTGCGCCTGATGCGCCGCGCCGGGGTCAACATCGTCACCCTCGGAGTGTTCTCCTGGTCGCGGCTGCAGCCCGGCCCCGACACCTGGGACTTCGGCTGGCTGGACGACATCATGGACCGGCTGCACGAGAACGGCATCGCCGTCGACCTGGCCACCGCCACCGCCTCCCCGCCCGCCTGGCTCACCACCGCCCACCCCGAGGTCCTGCCGGTCACCCGCACCGGCGATACCGTCAACCCCGGCGCCCGCCAGCACTGGCGCCCCACCTCGCCCGTGTTCCGCCGCTACGCCCTCGAACTCACCACCGCCCTGGCCGAACACTACGGCGACCACCCCGCCCTCGCCGCCTGGCACGTCAACAACGAACTGGGCTGCCACAACGTCCACGACTACTCCGACGACGCCGCGGCCGCCTTCCGCACCTGGCTGCGCGAGCGCTACACCACCATCGACGGGCTCAACCACGCCTGGGCCACCGACTTCTGGTCCCAGCGCTACACCGACTGGGACCAGGTCCTACCGCCCCGGCTGGCCGCCTCGCACGCCAACCCCACCCAGCAGCTCGACTTCGCGCGCTTCTCCTCCGACGTCCTGCGCGACCACCTGCGCGCCGAACGCGAGATCCTGCACCGCCTCACCCCCGGCATCCCGGTCACCACCAACTTCATGGTCATGGGCCACACCGCGGACATGAACTACGCCGACTGGGCCCACGAGGTCGACTTCATCGCCAACGACCACTACGTACGCCCCGATCCCAGCGGTGCCGACGAACTCTCCTTCAGCGCCAACCTCACCGGCGGCCTGGCCCGCGGCCGCCCCTGGTACCTGATGGAGCACTCCACCAGCGCCGTCAACTGGCGCAGCGTCAACCCGGCCAAGGCACCCGGCGAGATGGCCCGCGACTCCCTGCTGCACGTTGCGCACGGCGCCGACGCCGTCTGCTACTTCCAATGGCGGCAGTCGGCGGGAGGCGCGGAGAAGTACCACTCGGCGATGGTGCCGCACGCCGGAGCCGACAGCCGGGTCTACCGGGACGTGGCCGAACTGGGCCGGGTCCTGAAGGAGGACCTCGCCGAGGTCGCCGGAAGCGGACGGCTGCCCGCCCGCGCCGCCCTGCTCTTCGACTGGGAATCGCGCTGGGCGGTACGGCGCGACTCCCTGCCCAGCTCGCTGCTGGACGTGCACGACGAGGCCATGGCCTGGTACACCGCCTTCCTCGACGCCGGGGTGCGGGTGGACGTGCTGCCCACCGACGCCGACTGGGAGGGCTACGACCTGGTCGTCGCACCCCTGCTGCACGTACTGCCCGAGGCCACCGCGCGCCGCCTGACCGGCTACGCCGAGGGCGGCGGCCACCTGGTCACCACCTACTTCTCCGGCATCGTCGACGAGAACGACCACGTCCACCTGGGCGGCTACCCGGGCCCGCTGCGCGAGCTGTTGGGCCTGCGCATCGAGGAGTTCGCCCCCCTGCCCGAAGGCGCCACCGTCACCCTGGACGACGGCTCCACCGGGACCCTGTGGTCGGACCGGATCACCGTCACCGACGCCGGGACCCAGGTCTGGGCCCGCTACGCCGACGGCCCCCTGGCCGGGGGAGCGGCGCTGACCCGCAGGTCCCTGCCCGGCGGCGGCAGCGCGGCCTACGTCTCCACCCGCCTGGACGACGCACACCGCACCGCCCTGCTGAACCGGCTGCTGGACGGGGCCGGGGTCGGCAGCGAACTCCCCGAGGACCTGCGCGGCCGGGTCGAACTGACCGTGCGCGCAGGCGAGGGCGTCGAGTACCGCTTCCTGACCAACCGCACCGACGAACCCGTCAAGCTCCACCAACTGCCGGGCACCCCGTTGACCGGGGCCGCCGCGACCGGAGAGGAGGAGCGCGTCCTCGCGCCGCGCGGCATCACCGCCTGGCGCGTCCCGGCATCCGGCCCGGCGACCGTCTGA
- a CDS encoding plasmid pRiA4b ORF-3 family protein, which yields MSDHRAGFPEGFDAPPGFAAVPGGADGSPFGFGPFDEPPRPSRRRPRREETVTYRVRVEIEETEPPVWRELELDSDLFLNEVHQILQAAFAWEDYHLHGFASGGTYYSREAELYLCPFESREGRPGVPEEQVRLDEVLAEPGDRLFYLYDFGDDWEHLLTLQDVVPRQEDASRAVCTAGHRSAPPEDCGGPFGYELLSAATDTGHPEHAEALAEYRRVFGMDPDPDRAPVPFDPGAVNSALAAVAGPVPDDLPGPVADLLASVRDPRLRGRLLTLASEATAPEEEPSTATVRAAVGPYTWLLDHVGDDGVKLTGAGYLPPASVREAADALNLTGRWIGAANREVQTLPVLNLRESAQKMGLLRKYKGRLLPTKAGKAVREDPLALWEHLAERMPPAPKAEDERLGCLVAVLAAAAGSRDVPGEVAAVLTGLGWRVGDGLPVDSGAAWDAMYEAWAVLDTMGGWSRGSFSRGDAPTARGRAFARAALRSTN from the coding sequence ATGAGTGATCACCGTGCTGGCTTCCCCGAAGGATTCGACGCCCCGCCGGGGTTCGCAGCCGTCCCCGGGGGCGCGGACGGCTCACCGTTCGGCTTCGGGCCCTTCGATGAGCCCCCGCGTCCCTCCCGGCGCCGCCCCCGCCGCGAGGAGACGGTGACCTACCGGGTGCGGGTGGAGATAGAGGAGACCGAGCCGCCGGTGTGGCGCGAGTTGGAGCTGGACTCCGACCTGTTCCTCAACGAGGTGCACCAGATCCTCCAGGCCGCGTTCGCCTGGGAGGACTACCACCTGCACGGGTTCGCCAGCGGCGGGACCTACTACAGCAGGGAGGCCGAGCTCTACCTGTGTCCGTTCGAGTCACGGGAGGGCAGGCCCGGCGTCCCCGAGGAGCAGGTGCGCCTGGACGAGGTCCTGGCAGAGCCCGGGGACCGGCTGTTCTACCTGTACGACTTCGGTGACGACTGGGAGCACCTGCTCACTCTCCAGGACGTCGTCCCCCGCCAGGAGGACGCCTCCCGCGCGGTGTGCACGGCCGGCCACCGGTCAGCACCGCCCGAGGACTGCGGAGGCCCGTTCGGATACGAGCTGCTCAGCGCGGCCACCGACACCGGGCACCCAGAGCACGCCGAGGCGCTCGCCGAGTACCGGAGGGTCTTCGGGATGGACCCCGACCCGGACCGGGCGCCGGTCCCCTTCGACCCCGGCGCGGTCAACAGCGCCCTGGCAGCGGTGGCCGGACCGGTCCCGGACGACCTGCCCGGACCGGTCGCTGACCTGCTGGCGTCCGTGCGCGACCCGCGACTGCGGGGGCGACTGCTGACCCTGGCCTCCGAGGCGACCGCCCCGGAGGAGGAGCCGAGCACGGCCACCGTGCGCGCGGCGGTCGGCCCCTACACCTGGCTGCTCGACCACGTCGGCGACGACGGGGTGAAGCTGACCGGGGCCGGATACCTGCCCCCGGCGAGCGTGCGGGAAGCAGCAGACGCGCTGAACCTGACGGGGAGGTGGATCGGCGCGGCCAACCGGGAGGTCCAGACCCTCCCGGTGCTGAACCTGCGCGAGTCCGCGCAGAAGATGGGGTTGCTGCGCAAGTACAAGGGCCGACTGCTGCCCACCAAAGCGGGCAAGGCGGTGCGCGAGGACCCCCTGGCCCTGTGGGAGCACCTCGCCGAGCGGATGCCGCCCGCACCCAAAGCCGAGGACGAACGCCTGGGGTGCCTGGTGGCGGTGCTGGCGGCGGCGGCCGGAAGCCGTGACGTGCCCGGCGAGGTCGCCGCGGTACTGACCGGCCTGGGGTGGCGGGTCGGGGACGGGCTGCCGGTGGACTCCGGAGCTGCTTGGGACGCCATGTACGAGGCGTGGGCGGTTCTGGACACCATGGGCGGCTGGTCCAGGGGATCGTTCAGCCGGGGTGACGCGCCGACCGCCCGGGGCAGGGCGTTCGCCCGGGCGGCCCTGAGGAGTACGAACTGA